A DNA window from Pseudarthrobacter sp. W1I19 contains the following coding sequences:
- a CDS encoding LuxR family transcriptional regulator codes for MSIEPLSWGRGSTPQGAGLQTETSGTPGGQQWSAPARSANLESIRAALTTEDSLGVVITGGRGVGKSSLARAAVADLGPDIWSLQLRSGPSGAKTPYGCLSFLLARLPQAYMGSPTAILRGITSLIRSDAAGRPCVITLDTSGSIDDMSAGVLLNVLLTGTAKIIAVAPKISDLPPDFHWLLADRRLTEVRLSNLNELQTRQVLLSLLGHRVSASLVATYHHTVGGNPLLLKALVTEQKLSGNLVLSDSVWTLRDKVVLDGAASLDDIVRSRWSRETPETREVIEMLSCARRVELARLTAIYSADVVADMEDAGLLEIDDSDHRWVSLREKYIGEVVRSWLSIARRRELRGGLLGGTEPDPAEMAVDELMAFAAWTHECEAELSPALALAAAEAAVQLFDPHFALAYADMLKRTDREWVPAQRHKAAAYLQLNLPVQALAALDDISQPELDSVGVEEYAHVVASKARVMLWLPEQAGKIPALLAAAGERLEAATGQAAWPNPAVAAAHRVALSGFEYRAFAGEYAAMIPELEAAADPALNPDTSYRMQASVILMSALSLTGREMDALSLMRRIGGQISDASHVVGLREQYTREAFMVLLTAGQWRRCIDLVGQRVDGEPDRMPYRSAASELAAGLAYVFSGRGGAALDPLISAVAQLELQPAQSALRSAYAATALAYAQTGNATQARKYLGKLQRTPGKASFSAENIIEFCALVAGRWLGDSEAVAGLKQSAERNMRAGIYTMAGISLLAATVNGSDADFRLLEDIAGHRQGPLAEVSRLIALGSRTKDAKTLLAAGELAATLELDAVEARCMALAVDFARQDGDAVSARTAQARLDILAATVANLPIMPSSGSPLLTARERQIARLAGRGASNRDIALEMGVSVRTVEGHLYQVFTKLGVTSRGDLTGLV; via the coding sequence ATGTCAATCGAGCCACTCAGCTGGGGACGTGGGTCAACACCTCAGGGCGCTGGGCTGCAGACCGAAACCTCCGGAACACCAGGGGGGCAACAGTGGTCTGCTCCTGCCCGCAGCGCAAACCTTGAATCCATCCGGGCAGCGTTGACCACTGAAGATTCCCTCGGCGTTGTCATCACCGGCGGCAGAGGCGTGGGAAAGTCATCACTTGCCCGGGCCGCGGTGGCCGATCTTGGCCCTGATATCTGGTCGCTTCAACTCCGCAGCGGCCCTTCCGGCGCCAAGACCCCCTATGGCTGCCTTTCCTTCCTGCTGGCCCGCCTGCCCCAGGCCTACATGGGTTCGCCCACCGCCATCCTGCGCGGCATCACGTCATTGATACGGAGCGATGCCGCCGGGCGGCCCTGCGTTATCACCCTTGATACGTCCGGAAGCATTGACGACATGAGCGCCGGGGTGCTCCTGAACGTGCTCCTGACCGGCACCGCAAAGATCATCGCCGTCGCACCGAAGATCAGCGATCTTCCCCCCGACTTCCACTGGCTGCTCGCGGACCGGCGCCTGACTGAGGTCCGGCTCAGCAACCTGAACGAACTGCAAACCCGCCAGGTGCTGTTGTCCCTGCTGGGCCACCGGGTCTCCGCTTCGTTGGTGGCGACCTACCACCACACGGTGGGCGGCAACCCGCTGCTGCTGAAGGCCCTGGTCACCGAACAAAAACTTTCCGGGAACCTGGTCCTTTCCGACTCCGTCTGGACCCTTCGCGACAAAGTGGTGCTCGACGGCGCCGCCAGCCTTGATGACATCGTCCGCTCCCGCTGGTCCAGGGAGACGCCGGAAACCCGGGAAGTCATCGAAATGCTTTCCTGCGCCCGGCGGGTGGAGCTCGCCAGGCTCACTGCCATCTACAGTGCCGACGTCGTGGCGGACATGGAGGACGCGGGCCTGCTGGAGATCGACGACTCCGACCACCGCTGGGTCTCGTTGCGTGAGAAGTACATCGGCGAAGTAGTGCGCTCCTGGTTGAGCATTGCCCGGCGGCGGGAGTTACGGGGCGGGCTCCTCGGCGGGACGGAACCCGATCCGGCGGAGATGGCAGTCGATGAGCTGATGGCCTTCGCCGCCTGGACCCATGAATGCGAAGCCGAACTCAGCCCGGCACTGGCCCTCGCCGCCGCTGAAGCCGCCGTTCAACTCTTTGATCCCCATTTCGCCCTGGCCTACGCGGACATGCTCAAGAGGACGGACCGGGAGTGGGTGCCGGCCCAGCGGCATAAGGCCGCCGCTTACCTTCAGCTGAACCTGCCCGTCCAGGCCCTGGCAGCCTTGGATGATATCTCGCAGCCCGAGCTGGACAGCGTGGGAGTCGAAGAGTACGCACACGTTGTGGCTTCCAAGGCCCGGGTGATGCTGTGGCTTCCAGAGCAGGCAGGTAAGATTCCGGCCCTCCTTGCCGCGGCCGGGGAAAGGCTGGAGGCCGCCACAGGCCAGGCTGCATGGCCGAATCCGGCAGTTGCCGCCGCACACCGGGTGGCATTAAGCGGGTTCGAGTACCGCGCATTCGCCGGTGAGTACGCTGCCATGATTCCGGAGCTTGAGGCAGCAGCGGACCCGGCCCTCAACCCGGACACCTCCTACCGGATGCAGGCTTCCGTCATCCTGATGAGCGCACTGTCCCTGACGGGGCGGGAAATGGACGCGTTGAGCCTGATGCGGAGGATTGGCGGGCAGATCTCGGATGCATCGCACGTGGTGGGTCTGCGCGAGCAGTACACCAGGGAGGCCTTCATGGTGCTGCTGACGGCCGGGCAGTGGCGCCGCTGCATCGACCTTGTCGGACAGCGGGTCGACGGCGAACCGGACCGTATGCCTTACCGGAGTGCCGCATCTGAACTTGCGGCCGGCCTGGCCTATGTTTTTTCGGGGCGTGGCGGCGCTGCCCTTGACCCGTTGATTTCGGCGGTGGCCCAGCTGGAGCTGCAGCCTGCCCAGAGCGCCCTGCGCTCGGCATACGCCGCAACGGCCCTGGCGTATGCCCAGACCGGCAACGCCACCCAGGCGCGGAAGTATCTGGGCAAACTCCAAAGGACTCCGGGCAAAGCCAGTTTTTCCGCCGAGAACATTATTGAGTTCTGCGCCCTGGTTGCCGGGCGCTGGCTGGGCGACTCCGAAGCGGTTGCCGGACTGAAGCAGTCGGCCGAGCGGAACATGAGGGCAGGGATCTACACCATGGCAGGAATCAGCCTGCTCGCTGCGACGGTCAACGGCAGCGACGCCGACTTCCGCCTCCTGGAGGACATCGCCGGGCATCGGCAGGGTCCTTTGGCAGAAGTCTCCCGGCTCATTGCGCTGGGCAGCCGGACCAAGGATGCCAAAACCCTCCTCGCAGCCGGTGAACTGGCGGCCACGCTGGAACTGGACGCGGTGGAGGCCCGCTGCATGGCGCTGGCCGTGGACTTCGCCCGGCAGGACGGGGATGCCGTCTCCGCCCGCACCGCCCAGGCCAGGCTGGACATCCTGGCGGCCACGGTGGCAAATCTTCCCATCATGCCCAGCAGCGGCAGCCC
- the pth gene encoding aminoacyl-tRNA hydrolase, translating into MTDTWLIVGLGNPGAQYQGNRHNVGQMVLDELAGRMGAGFKTHKARAQVVEGRLGIGGPRVVLAKPMSYMNVSGGPVSALANFYGIEPDHVAAVHDEIDIPFNTVKLKIGGGEGGHNGLRDISKALGTKDYYRVRVGVGRPPGRMDTADFVLRDFGTAELKELPFLLDEAADAAELLVRDGLLAAQQKFHPAKSER; encoded by the coding sequence ATGACTGACACCTGGCTGATCGTCGGCCTCGGAAACCCCGGAGCCCAGTATCAAGGCAACAGGCATAACGTCGGCCAGATGGTGCTGGACGAACTCGCAGGCCGGATGGGCGCGGGTTTCAAGACCCACAAGGCGCGGGCACAGGTGGTGGAGGGGCGGCTTGGAATCGGCGGCCCCCGCGTGGTGCTGGCCAAACCGATGAGCTACATGAACGTTTCAGGCGGCCCGGTCTCGGCCCTGGCCAATTTCTACGGCATCGAACCGGATCACGTGGCAGCAGTTCACGACGAAATCGACATCCCCTTCAACACGGTCAAGCTCAAGATTGGCGGGGGAGAAGGCGGCCACAACGGGCTGCGGGACATCTCCAAAGCGCTCGGCACCAAGGACTACTACCGTGTCCGCGTAGGAGTGGGCCGGCCGCCCGGCCGGATGGACACCGCCGACTTCGTGCTGCGGGATTTCGGCACTGCCGAGCTCAAAGAGCTGCCCTTCCTGCTGGACGAGGCGGCTGATGCAGCGGAGTTGCTGGTGCGTGACGGACTGCTGGCAGCCCAGCAGAAGTTCCATCCTGCGAAGTCTGAGCGATAG
- a CDS encoding 50S ribosomal protein L25/general stress protein Ctc, protein MSEQKLAAEVRTEFGKGYARRARMNNQIPAVIYGHGAEPIHITLPAKATTLAVRTANALLSLDINGEGHLALVKDVQRDPIKQIIEHIDLLTVRQGEKVTVDIPVHVVGEVAPGNAYNQELTVISLEAEATHLPTAVEVNIEGRTAGQHIHASDLVLPKGAVLLADADALVVNISEATESAEEGAEESAEGASAAAAE, encoded by the coding sequence ATGTCTGAGCAGAAGCTCGCAGCAGAAGTACGTACCGAATTCGGCAAGGGCTACGCCCGCCGCGCCCGGATGAACAACCAGATCCCCGCCGTCATCTACGGCCACGGCGCAGAGCCCATCCACATCACCCTGCCGGCCAAGGCAACCACCCTGGCTGTCCGCACGGCCAACGCCCTGCTGTCCCTGGACATCAACGGCGAAGGCCACCTGGCCCTGGTGAAGGATGTCCAGCGCGACCCGATCAAGCAGATCATCGAGCACATCGACCTGCTGACCGTCCGCCAGGGCGAAAAGGTTACCGTTGACATCCCCGTCCACGTTGTTGGCGAAGTTGCCCCCGGCAACGCCTACAACCAGGAACTGACCGTCATCTCGCTCGAGGCTGAGGCAACCCACCTGCCCACCGCCGTAGAGGTTAACATCGAAGGCCGCACCGCCGGACAGCACATCCACGCTTCCGACCTGGTCCTGCCCAAGGGCGCTGTCCTGCTGGCCGACGCCGACGCACTCGTTGTGAACATCTCCGAGGCCACCGAGTCCGCCGAGGAAGGCGCCGAGGAATCTGCTGAAGGCGCTTCCGCGGCAGCAGCCGAGTAA
- a CDS encoding ribose-phosphate diphosphokinase has protein sequence MSEITARGEKKLVLATGRAHPELAREIAKELGTELLPVDAYDFANGEIYVRAGESVRGTDAFVIQAHPAPLNNWLMEQLIMIDSLKRASAKRITVVSPFYPYARQDKKGRGREPISARLVADLYKTAGADRIMSVDLHTSQIQGFFDGPVDHLMAIPLLADYIRTRVNAENITVVSPDTGRVRVAEQWAERLGGAPLAFVHKSRDLTVPNQAVSKTVVGQIEGRTCVLIDDMIDTGGTISGAVNVLKNAGAKDVIIAATHAVFSEPAAQRLSESGAREVVVTNTLPLSAAQRFPQLTVLSIAPLIARAVREVFDDGSVTSLFDGKA, from the coding sequence ATGAGCGAAATCACGGCGCGCGGCGAAAAGAAGCTGGTGCTGGCCACCGGCCGTGCCCACCCCGAGCTGGCCCGGGAGATCGCCAAGGAACTGGGTACGGAACTGCTGCCGGTGGACGCCTACGACTTTGCCAACGGTGAGATCTACGTGCGCGCAGGCGAAAGCGTCCGCGGCACCGACGCCTTCGTCATCCAGGCGCACCCCGCCCCGCTGAACAACTGGCTGATGGAACAGCTGATCATGATCGACTCGCTGAAGCGGGCCTCCGCCAAGCGCATCACGGTGGTTTCACCCTTCTACCCGTATGCGCGGCAGGACAAAAAGGGCCGCGGCCGCGAGCCCATCTCGGCACGCCTGGTGGCAGACCTTTACAAGACCGCCGGCGCGGACCGCATCATGAGCGTTGACCTGCACACCTCGCAGATCCAGGGATTCTTCGACGGCCCGGTGGACCACCTGATGGCCATCCCGCTGCTTGCCGATTACATCCGGACCCGGGTGAACGCGGAAAACATCACGGTGGTCTCGCCGGACACCGGGCGTGTGCGCGTCGCGGAGCAGTGGGCCGAACGCCTGGGCGGCGCCCCGCTGGCCTTCGTGCACAAGAGCCGGGACCTGACCGTTCCCAACCAGGCCGTTTCAAAGACCGTGGTGGGCCAGATCGAAGGCCGCACCTGTGTGCTGATCGACGACATGATCGACACCGGCGGCACCATCTCCGGCGCGGTCAACGTGCTGAAGAACGCCGGGGCCAAGGACGTTATCATCGCGGCCACGCACGCAGTCTTCTCCGAGCCGGCCGCGCAGCGCCTCTCGGAGTCCGGTGCCCGTGAGGTAGTGGTCACCAACACCCTGCCGCTTTCCGCGGCGCAGCGCTTCCCGCAGCTGACGGTGCTCTCGATTGCGCCGCTGATCGCCCGCGCGGTCCGTGAAGTGTTCGACGACGGCTCCGTCACCAGCCTGTTCGACGGCAAAGCCTGA
- the glmU gene encoding bifunctional UDP-N-acetylglucosamine diphosphorylase/glucosamine-1-phosphate N-acetyltransferase GlmU has protein sequence MIPEKTGPAAVIVLAAGAGTRMKSRTPKILHEIGGRSMVGHALLAARSIHPRQLAVVVRHERDLVARHLSDVDPAALIVDQDDVPGTGRAVEVALQALDAEQNLTGTVVVTYGDVPLLSGALLAELVETHEREANAVTVLTAVLDDATGYGRILRGEDGTVTGIREHKDASDAERLIREVNSGIYAFDAAVLRNALAHVTTDNSQGEKYLTDVLALARQAGGRVAAVVTADRWQVEGANDRVQLAALGAELNRRVVEAWMRAGVTVVDPSTTWIDSSVTLDEDVRLLPNTQLHGATRVARDAVVGPDTTLTDVTVGEGAKVVRTHGSGAVIGPDAAVGPFTYLRPGTVLGESGKIGAFYETKNVTIGRGSKLSHLGYAGDAEIGEDTNIGCGNITANYDGEKKHRTVIGSGVRTGSNTVFVAPVTVGDGAYSGAGAVIRKDVPAGALALTVAAQRNTEGWVQANRPGTRSAELAQAATSHSSSTPASTEEGKS, from the coding sequence GTGATCCCCGAGAAAACCGGCCCGGCCGCAGTGATCGTCCTGGCGGCAGGCGCCGGTACCCGGATGAAATCGCGTACCCCCAAGATCCTGCATGAAATTGGCGGCAGGTCCATGGTGGGGCATGCGCTCCTGGCGGCACGGAGCATCCACCCCCGCCAGCTGGCCGTGGTGGTCCGCCACGAGCGCGACCTCGTGGCACGCCACCTCTCCGACGTTGATCCGGCCGCGCTGATCGTGGACCAGGACGACGTCCCCGGAACCGGCCGTGCTGTGGAGGTCGCCCTGCAGGCCCTTGACGCGGAGCAGAACCTCACGGGAACGGTCGTGGTGACCTACGGCGATGTGCCGCTTCTGTCGGGCGCGCTGCTGGCCGAGCTGGTGGAAACTCACGAACGCGAGGCCAACGCGGTTACGGTCTTGACCGCTGTCCTGGACGACGCCACGGGATATGGCCGGATCCTGCGCGGCGAAGACGGCACCGTCACCGGCATCCGCGAACACAAGGATGCCTCCGACGCCGAGCGCCTCATCCGCGAAGTCAACTCCGGCATCTACGCCTTCGACGCCGCCGTCCTCCGCAACGCGCTGGCCCACGTCACCACCGACAACTCGCAGGGTGAAAAGTACCTCACCGACGTGCTCGCACTGGCCCGTCAGGCAGGCGGCCGCGTGGCCGCCGTCGTCACCGCAGACCGGTGGCAGGTGGAAGGCGCGAACGACCGCGTCCAGCTCGCTGCCCTCGGCGCTGAACTGAACCGCCGCGTCGTGGAAGCCTGGATGCGGGCGGGCGTCACCGTGGTGGACCCGTCCACCACCTGGATCGATTCCTCCGTGACCCTCGACGAGGACGTCCGGCTCCTGCCCAACACCCAGCTGCACGGCGCCACCCGCGTGGCAAGGGACGCCGTCGTCGGCCCCGACACCACCCTGACCGACGTCACTGTCGGCGAAGGCGCGAAAGTGGTCCGCACCCATGGCTCCGGCGCGGTCATCGGCCCGGACGCCGCCGTCGGTCCCTTTACCTACCTGCGTCCCGGCACGGTCCTGGGCGAAAGCGGCAAGATCGGCGCGTTCTACGAGACCAAGAACGTCACCATCGGCCGCGGTTCCAAGCTGTCACACCTTGGGTACGCCGGCGACGCCGAGATCGGCGAGGACACCAACATCGGCTGCGGCAACATCACTGCCAATTACGACGGCGAGAAGAAGCACCGCACGGTCATCGGCTCAGGCGTCCGGACCGGCTCCAATACTGTCTTTGTTGCCCCGGTCACCGTGGGGGACGGTGCCTACAGCGGCGCCGGCGCGGTGATCCGCAAGGACGTTCCGGCGGGCGCGCTGGCCCTGACGGTTGCTGCACAGCGCAACACCGAGGGCTGGGTGCAGGCTAACCGGCCCGGGACCCGCTCCGCCGAACTGGCCCAGGCAGCCACCTCACATTCCTCAAGTACCCCGGCATCTACAGAAGAGGGCAAGTCATAA
- a CDS encoding ABC-F family ATP-binding cassette domain-containing protein, with the protein MAHLLGGENLTVSYATRTVLDGITLGLEEGDRIGMVGRNGDGKSTLMRLLALRSTPDSGRVTKRGDVNVGYLDQSDVLDGDLTVGAAIVGDQADYEWARNPQIREIMGGLVSDVDWHANVHALSGGQKRRVALAKLLIEDHDVIMLDEPTNHLDVEGVAWLSRHLKTRWRANQGAFLVVTHDRWFLDEVCNKTWEVHDGIVDPFEGGYAAYVLARAERDRAASVMESKRQQLVKKELAWLRRGAPARTAKPKFRIEAANALIADVPEPRDSTALSKMATARLGKDVLDLENVSLDFLGGSEGQKLFDNITLRLAPGERLGLVGVNGAGKTTLLRLLNGQIEPTSGKLKRGKTVVTAVLTQEVKELDDVSDLRVIEVIEREKRSFNVGGKEFSAGQLVEQLGFTNEKQWTPVKDLSGGERRRLQLLRLLVGEPNVLMLDEPTNDLDTDTLAAVEDVLDGWPGTLVVVSHDRYLLERVTDHQMALLGDGKIRALPRGVDQYLELREATLAGSTITGGGNPVTGGSSGAAAAAPAGPSEAEKRDARKALNRIERQLKKLEQQEKKLHDQMVKSTEQSDFDALAEQNKELKELADEKDALELEWLEASEVLGQ; encoded by the coding sequence TTGGCACACCTTCTTGGCGGCGAGAACCTCACCGTCTCCTACGCCACCCGCACCGTCCTGGACGGCATCACCCTCGGGCTTGAAGAGGGTGACCGCATTGGCATGGTGGGACGGAACGGCGACGGAAAGTCCACCCTGATGCGCCTGCTGGCGCTGCGGTCCACCCCTGACTCCGGCCGGGTTACCAAACGCGGGGACGTCAACGTGGGGTACCTGGACCAAAGCGACGTGCTCGACGGCGACCTGACAGTCGGTGCCGCGATCGTGGGGGACCAGGCGGATTACGAATGGGCGCGGAACCCGCAGATCCGCGAGATCATGGGCGGGCTGGTGTCCGATGTCGACTGGCATGCCAACGTCCACGCCCTGTCCGGCGGTCAGAAGCGCCGCGTGGCACTGGCCAAGCTCCTGATTGAGGACCACGACGTCATCATGCTGGACGAGCCCACCAACCACCTGGACGTGGAAGGCGTTGCCTGGCTGTCCCGGCACCTGAAGACACGCTGGCGGGCGAACCAAGGGGCTTTCCTGGTGGTCACCCACGACCGCTGGTTCCTGGACGAGGTCTGCAACAAAACCTGGGAAGTCCACGACGGCATCGTGGATCCCTTCGAGGGCGGCTACGCGGCGTACGTCCTGGCCCGCGCCGAGCGGGACCGCGCCGCTTCGGTTATGGAAAGCAAGCGCCAGCAGCTGGTCAAGAAGGAACTCGCGTGGCTGCGGCGGGGTGCCCCGGCACGGACCGCCAAGCCGAAGTTCCGGATTGAAGCGGCGAATGCCCTCATCGCCGATGTCCCCGAGCCCAGGGACTCCACCGCACTGAGCAAGATGGCCACTGCCCGCCTCGGCAAGGACGTGCTGGACCTGGAGAACGTCTCGCTGGACTTCCTCGGCGGCAGCGAAGGGCAAAAACTCTTTGACAACATCACCCTGCGCCTCGCACCTGGCGAGCGGCTGGGGCTGGTGGGTGTCAATGGTGCCGGCAAGACCACACTGCTGAGACTGCTCAACGGCCAGATCGAGCCGACGTCCGGCAAACTCAAGCGCGGCAAGACCGTGGTCACCGCCGTGCTGACCCAGGAGGTCAAGGAGCTCGACGACGTTTCCGATCTGCGCGTGATCGAGGTGATCGAGCGGGAGAAGCGATCCTTCAATGTGGGCGGCAAGGAGTTTTCGGCGGGCCAGCTCGTGGAGCAGCTTGGCTTCACCAACGAGAAGCAGTGGACCCCGGTCAAGGACCTCTCCGGCGGCGAGCGGCGACGCCTCCAGCTGCTGCGGCTGTTGGTGGGGGAGCCCAACGTGCTGATGCTCGACGAGCCCACCAACGACCTCGACACCGATACCCTCGCTGCAGTGGAGGACGTGCTCGACGGCTGGCCGGGCACCTTGGTGGTGGTCAGCCACGACCGGTACCTCCTGGAGCGCGTCACCGACCACCAGATGGCCCTGCTCGGCGACGGCAAGATCCGCGCCCTGCCGCGCGGCGTGGACCAGTACCTCGAACTCCGGGAAGCCACCCTGGCCGGTTCCACCATCACCGGCGGCGGCAACCCCGTCACGGGCGGGAGCTCCGGTGCGGCGGCTGCAGCCCCCGCCGGGCCTTCCGAAGCAGAAAAACGAGACGCCCGGAAAGCGTTGAACAGAATCGAGCGCCAGCTCAAGAAGCTGGAACAGCAGGAAAAGAAGCTCCACGACCAGATGGTGAAGAGCACGGAGCAGTCCGATTTCGATGCCCTGGCCGAACAAAACAAGGAGCTCAAGGAGCTCGCCGACGAAAAAGACGCCCTCGAGCTCGAATGGCTTGAAGCCTCCGAAGTCCTGGGGCAATAG
- a CDS encoding 4-(cytidine 5'-diphospho)-2-C-methyl-D-erythritol kinase, giving the protein MNALPGRFAARTVRAKAPGKVNVSLDVGPLRPDGYHSVASVYLAVSLYEEVAATSTETPGITVSLSPDSTLDLDAVDIPLDGNNLAYKAAAIMADVSERPTGVHLEITKRVPVAGGMGGGSADAAATLLACDALWNSGLSREELAHLAAELGADVPFSLLGGTAVGLGVGDELSPALAKAQTDWVLVTADYGLPTPEVYRTLDRLRAAEGIEGAEPTGVDPQILTALRSGDAEALSRVLVNDLQRAAIKLAPSLRDTLGIGESHGAVAGIVSGSGPTVALLADDPVAAEGLAENLRRYGLTALAVHGPVPGARIISDTIL; this is encoded by the coding sequence GTGAACGCCCTTCCGGGGCGCTTCGCCGCCAGGACCGTCAGGGCCAAGGCGCCGGGCAAGGTGAACGTGTCCCTGGACGTCGGCCCGCTGCGGCCGGACGGCTACCATTCGGTAGCCAGCGTTTACCTCGCCGTGTCCCTGTATGAGGAAGTCGCGGCCACCAGCACCGAAACGCCTGGGATTACCGTCAGCCTGAGCCCGGACAGCACACTGGACCTGGACGCCGTCGACATCCCCCTGGACGGGAACAACCTGGCCTATAAGGCGGCGGCCATCATGGCGGACGTTTCCGAACGCCCAACGGGTGTCCACCTCGAGATCACCAAGCGCGTGCCCGTGGCAGGCGGCATGGGCGGCGGCTCAGCCGACGCCGCCGCAACCCTGCTGGCCTGCGACGCACTCTGGAACAGCGGCCTCTCGCGGGAGGAGCTCGCCCATCTGGCGGCCGAGCTCGGCGCCGACGTCCCCTTCTCGCTGCTGGGCGGAACCGCCGTCGGCCTTGGGGTGGGCGACGAACTTTCACCGGCGCTGGCCAAGGCGCAGACGGACTGGGTCCTGGTCACGGCGGACTACGGGCTCCCCACACCCGAGGTCTACAGGACGCTGGACCGGCTGCGGGCGGCGGAAGGCATCGAAGGTGCCGAGCCCACCGGCGTGGACCCGCAGATCCTCACCGCCCTTCGCAGCGGGGACGCAGAAGCGCTGAGCCGCGTCCTGGTCAACGACCTCCAGCGGGCCGCCATCAAGTTGGCGCCCTCATTGCGCGATACGCTGGGAATCGGCGAATCACACGGTGCCGTTGCAGGGATCGTCTCCGGCTCGGGCCCCACCGTGGCGCTGTTGGCCGATGACCCCGTTGCCGCAGAGGGCCTGGCGGAGAACCTGCGGCGCTACGGCCTCACGGCCCTCGCCGTCCACGGCCCCGTTCCCGGCGCGCGAATCATCTCCGACACCATCCTGTAA
- the rsmA gene encoding 16S rRNA (adenine(1518)-N(6)/adenine(1519)-N(6))-dimethyltransferase RsmA encodes MTEPIPAAPAPLFGASDIRRLAEEIGIRPTKTLGQNFVIDGNTIRRIVAAAGIGPDETVLEVGPGLGSLTLGLLDAAAAVVAVEIDPVLAARLPETVKEWRPAAVGNFHLVQADAMKVTELPVQPTALVANLPYNVAVPVVLHLLQHFPSLQHGLVMVQDEVADRLAAVPGSKIYGVPSVKAAWYSHMRKAGVIGMNVFWPAPKIHSGLVSFTRHEPPATTATREQVFAVIDAAFAQRRKTLRAALAGWAGSAPEAERCLVAAGVDPTARGEVIDISAFARIAEAREARP; translated from the coding sequence GTGACTGAACCCATCCCCGCCGCGCCCGCACCGCTGTTTGGTGCCTCCGACATACGCCGGCTGGCGGAAGAGATCGGCATCCGCCCCACCAAGACCCTGGGCCAGAACTTTGTGATTGACGGCAACACCATCCGAAGGATCGTGGCCGCGGCCGGCATTGGACCGGATGAAACAGTGCTCGAAGTAGGGCCTGGCCTCGGGTCCCTGACCCTCGGCCTGCTCGACGCGGCCGCCGCCGTGGTGGCCGTGGAAATCGACCCCGTACTGGCTGCAAGGCTCCCCGAAACCGTCAAGGAATGGCGCCCTGCCGCCGTCGGAAACTTCCATCTGGTCCAGGCTGACGCCATGAAGGTGACAGAACTCCCCGTCCAGCCCACCGCGCTGGTGGCCAACCTCCCTTACAACGTGGCCGTGCCCGTTGTGCTGCACCTGCTGCAGCATTTCCCCAGCCTCCAGCACGGCCTGGTGATGGTGCAGGACGAGGTGGCTGACCGGCTGGCTGCCGTGCCGGGATCCAAAATCTACGGCGTCCCGTCCGTGAAGGCTGCCTGGTACAGCCACATGCGCAAGGCCGGAGTGATTGGAATGAACGTGTTCTGGCCGGCCCCCAAGATCCATTCCGGACTGGTGTCCTTCACCCGGCACGAACCTCCGGCCACCACCGCCACCCGGGAACAGGTTTTTGCCGTGATTGACGCTGCCTTCGCCCAGCGCCGCAAGACCCTGCGCGCCGCACTTGCCGGTTGGGCCGGCAGTGCTCCGGAGGCCGAGCGCTGCCTGGTTGCCGCCGGCGTCGACCCCACGGCCCGTGGTGAAGTCATCGACATTTCCGCCTTCGCAAGGATCGCCGAAGCCCGCGAGGCCCGCCCGTGA